From Oncorhynchus keta strain PuntledgeMale-10-30-2019 unplaced genomic scaffold, Oket_V2 Un_contig_6503_pilon_pilon, whole genome shotgun sequence, a single genomic window includes:
- the LOC127925915 gene encoding LOW QUALITY PROTEIN: actin-related protein 2/3 complex subunit 1A-like (The sequence of the model RefSeq protein was modified relative to this genomic sequence to represent the inferred CDS: deleted 4 bases in 2 codons), whose protein sequence is MSLHQFLLEPITCHAWNRDRTQIAISPNNHEVHIYQKSGNQWVKSHELKEHNGHITGIDWAPKSDRIVTCGADRNAYVWSLKDGVWKPTLVILRINRAATFVKWSPLENKFAVGSGARLISVCYFESDNDWWVSKHIKKPIRSTVLSLDWHPNNVLLAAGSCDFKCRVFSAYIKEVEEKPGPTPWGSKMPFGAVLAEFGGAGGGWVHSVSFSSSGNRLAWVSHDSTVTVVDGTKGSTPSQLKTEFLPLLSVLFISENSVVAAGHDCCPMLFRCDDGGSLTFVSKLDLPKASITRNISAMERFRNMDKRATTEDRNTALETLHQNSITQVSIYEGDQSDCQKFCTTGIDGAMTIWDFKSLEASIQGLRIM, encoded by the exons ATGTCACTGCACCAGTTTCTGCTTGAGCCCATCACCTGTCACGCCTGGAACCGGGACAGAACCC AGATCGCCATCAGTCCCAACAACCATGAGGTTCACATCTATCAGAAGAGCGGTAACCAGTGGGTGAAGAGTCATGAGCTGAAGGAGCACAATGGACACATCACAG gtATCGACTGGGCTCCTAAGTCCGACCGTATCGTGACGTGTGGGGCGGATCGTAACGCCTACGTCTGGTCTCTGAAGGACGGCGTCTGGAAGCCCACGCTGGTCATCCTGAGGATCAACAGAGCTGCGACCTTCGTCAAGTGGTCTCCTCTGGAGAACAAGTTCGCTGTGGGCAGCGGAGCCAGACTCATATCAGTCTGTTACTTCGAGTCTGATAAcgactg gtgggTGAGTAAGCACATCAAGAAGCCGATCCGTTCCACCGTCCTCAGTCTGGACTGGCATCCTAACAACGTGCTGCTGGCGGCTGGATCCTGTGACTTCAAatgcag ggtGTTCTCGGCCTACAtcaaggaggtggaggagaagccGGGCCCCACCCCCTGGGGGTCCAAGATGCCGTTTGGGGCGGTGCTGGCTGAGTTTGGGGGTGCC GGGGGAGGATGGGTCCACTCTGTGTCCTTCTCCTCATCTGGTAACAGACTGGCCTGGGTCTCACACGACTCCACTGTCACTGTGGTGGATGGTACCAAGGGATCCAC tccgTCTCAGTTGAAGACAGAGTTCCTCCCTCTGCTCAGTGTTCTCTTCATCTCTGAGAACAGCGTAGTGGCAGCG GGTCATGACTGTTGTCCCATGCTGTTCCGTTGTGATGACGGAGGGTCCCTGACGTTTGTCTCTAAGCTGGACCTTCCCAAAGCCTCCATCACTAGAAACATCTCCGCTATGGAGCGTTTCAGAAACATGGACAAGAGAGCGACTACAGAGGACCGTAACACAGCCCTGGAGACACTGCACCAGAACTCCATcac TCAGGTCTCCATCTATGAGGGAGACCAGTCTGACTGTCAG AAGTTCTGCACCACGGGCATCGATGGAGCCATGACCATCTGGGACTTCA AGAGTCTGGAGGCGTCCATCCAGGGGCTGAGGATCATGTGA